The proteins below come from a single Synechococcus sp. WH 8101 genomic window:
- a CDS encoding DMT family transporter produces MASLLKALRGRQSDAEWRACGLLVACALAFSLMTVCVKHLGGRLPVAEIVLVRSVISLAITLAMLQQAQISPWGHQRPLLILRGALGTGALLLFFEALARLPLAAATLIQYTYPTLTALTAWLLLGEPLRKRIGLAVLLGWLGVTLVVQPEWMGETVRNLPLLAVLVGLGGALLTALAYVSVRRLSVREHPLVIVFYFPFISVPVTLPLLWGQGVWPTLTEWFWLIGVGLFTQLGQVWLTEGLAVLPAARATSINYVQVAFATLWGVLWFAEPITGTVVIGAGCVLAATLISLSARQPRSLQEGSSGKG; encoded by the coding sequence ATGGCGAGCCTGCTCAAGGCCCTGCGTGGTCGACAGTCGGATGCGGAATGGCGAGCCTGCGGACTGCTGGTGGCCTGCGCCCTGGCGTTCAGCCTGATGACCGTGTGCGTGAAGCATCTCGGCGGTCGGCTGCCGGTAGCGGAAATCGTGCTGGTGCGTTCCGTGATCAGCCTGGCGATCACCCTCGCCATGCTCCAGCAAGCCCAGATCTCGCCCTGGGGACACCAACGCCCCCTGCTGATACTCAGGGGAGCCCTGGGCACCGGCGCCCTGCTGCTGTTCTTCGAAGCCCTGGCAAGGCTGCCCCTGGCCGCCGCCACGCTGATCCAATACACCTATCCAACCCTCACGGCGCTGACCGCCTGGCTGCTGCTCGGTGAACCCCTGCGCAAGCGCATCGGCCTCGCCGTGTTGCTCGGCTGGCTGGGGGTGACCCTGGTGGTGCAGCCCGAATGGATGGGGGAAACGGTGCGGAACCTGCCGCTGCTGGCGGTGCTGGTCGGCCTGGGAGGGGCCCTGCTCACCGCCCTGGCCTATGTGAGTGTGCGCCGCCTGTCGGTGCGGGAACACCCGCTGGTGATCGTGTTCTATTTCCCGTTCATCTCAGTGCCGGTGACCCTGCCACTGCTGTGGGGGCAGGGCGTCTGGCCCACCCTCACCGAATGGTTCTGGCTGATCGGCGTGGGGCTGTTCACCCAACTGGGTCAGGTATGGCTCACGGAGGGACTGGCGGTACTCCCCGCCGCCAGGGCGACCTCGATCAATTACGTGCAGGTGGCCTTCGCCACGCTCTGGGGTGTGTTGTGGTTCGCCGAACCGATCACGGGCACAGTGGTGATCGGGGCCGGCTGCGTGCTAGCCGCCACCCTGATCAGCCTGAGCGCGAGGCAGCCGCGCAGCCTTCAGGAAGGATCCAGCGGCAAAGGGTAG
- the ruvA gene encoding Holliday junction branch migration protein RuvA: MIGWLQGDRIDTWEQGTRRGWLIACAGVGYEVQLSERHMADPEQQRQVTLWIHQVQKEDGSSLFGFPERRERDLFRQLISVNGVGPQVGLALLACWRADELVNAILDGDVRRLSQAQGVGKRTAERLAVELRDRLAAWSHRVDAPLSLVDRQDVHALPITADPLQDLQLTLTSLGYEDLEIRRALKAVATSATSPAATDGEAWLRECLRWLSREAS, from the coding sequence ATGATCGGCTGGCTGCAAGGGGATCGCATCGACACCTGGGAGCAGGGAACCCGGCGGGGCTGGCTGATCGCCTGTGCCGGCGTGGGCTACGAGGTGCAACTGTCGGAACGGCACATGGCCGATCCAGAGCAGCAACGCCAGGTGACCCTCTGGATCCACCAGGTGCAGAAGGAGGATGGCAGCAGTCTTTTCGGCTTTCCGGAACGGCGTGAACGCGATCTGTTTCGTCAGCTGATCAGCGTGAACGGTGTGGGACCGCAGGTGGGGTTGGCGTTGCTGGCGTGCTGGCGTGCTGATGAGCTGGTGAACGCGATCCTTGATGGTGATGTGCGCCGCCTGAGCCAGGCGCAGGGGGTGGGGAAGCGCACGGCCGAGCGTTTGGCCGTGGAATTGCGCGATCGCCTCGCCGCCTGGAGCCACCGCGTGGACGCGCCACTCTCCCTGGTGGACCGCCAGGACGTGCACGCCCTACCGATTACGGCCGATCCCCTGCAGGATCTGCAGCTCACCCTGACCAGCCTCGGCTATGAGGATCTGGAGATCCGTCGTGCCCTCAAAGCGGTGGCGACCAGCGCCACCAGCCCTGCGGCAACGGACGGGGAGGCCTGGTTGCGGGAATGCCTGCGCTGGTTGAGCCGAGAGGCAAGTTGA
- the rpsO gene encoding 30S ribosomal protein S15: MSLDTTEKQQLINTHQTHATDTGSAEVQVAMLTERISKLSSHLQQNIHDFSSRQGLLKMIGRRKRLLGYVRGKSEERYTSLIAKLGIRG; encoded by the coding sequence ATGTCGCTCGATACCACCGAAAAGCAGCAACTGATCAACACCCATCAGACGCACGCCACCGACACCGGATCGGCGGAAGTGCAGGTGGCGATGCTGACCGAGCGAATCTCCAAGCTCAGCAGCCATCTCCAGCAGAACATCCACGACTTCTCGTCACGCCAGGGCCTGCTGAAGATGATCGGACGCCGCAAGCGCCTGCTCGGCTATGTGCGTGGGAAGAGCGAGGAGCGCTACACCAGCCTGATCGCCAAACTGGGCATCCGCGGCTGA
- a CDS encoding PAM68 family protein: MADPRRPLPFEPRRAPAAGPSSGNGKPSKASQSAKGRANTEAIPKHVANRMARRVAIATGVPSVLGMAVFVISYWLVSRGILDIPPGVTLLASGGCFLLGLVGLSFGVLSASWEPEAGSLLGLENIKPNLQRMRSSIKAQKS, from the coding sequence ATGGCCGATCCACGCCGCCCCCTTCCTTTCGAGCCTCGTCGTGCCCCCGCTGCTGGCCCATCCAGCGGCAATGGGAAGCCAAGCAAGGCGAGCCAATCAGCGAAGGGTAGAGCGAACACTGAGGCAATCCCCAAGCACGTGGCCAATCGGATGGCACGCCGGGTGGCGATCGCCACGGGTGTGCCATCCGTGCTTGGCATGGCCGTGTTTGTGATCAGCTACTGGTTGGTGAGTCGAGGCATTCTCGATATTCCCCCCGGTGTCACCCTGCTCGCTTCCGGTGGCTGCTTTCTGCTGGGGCTGGTGGGTTTGAGTTTCGGTGTGCTCTCTGCCAGCTGGGAACCCGAGGCCGGAAGCCTGCTGGGGCTTGAAAACATTAAGCCCAATCTTCAACGCATGCGCAGCTCGATCAAAGCCCAGAAGAGCTGA